Proteins encoded within one genomic window of Cytophagales bacterium:
- a CDS encoding putative LPS assembly protein LptD produces MRRIVLIGFFIFSTLLSVAQQDSVQRINADSLNIRTETRTSQDSLVNALNELNNIPADIPVEFDTTRAKAARPQQEGDIETTINYKATDSIFFDLEQQNISMYGDTHIDYGDISLDADRTNVNWYDQTISSQYSEDSTGRKVGKPIFTDQEEVYETENILYNFKNKRAVIRGVVTEQDGAFMHGEDVKKNEADELFIRRARYTTCNLADPHFFIEADIIKVIPSKKILAGPSVLKFRSTEGKSIFTPLALPFAMFPQPKSKVSGVIFPSYGEENRRGFFLRRGGYYWAMSDYADLRITGDIYSKGGAGFEISSNYKKRYAFSGSFSYSFNRTITDDVEGGAISNDTWVRWSHRPETRGNSSFSASVSLGSSSFSQNQNLVNQDFERSINARFTSNLSYQQRFRWSSLSLNARQNQNISTGIMNVTAPEVTFNVNRVNPFKKIVRNSKSPLSKLNFSHNFVARSEFSNAPVTNAGLNIVNTSTTNSDTLDFFNDIDRVFSRGRYGGRHTIPVSTSFSFLKYFTVTPSFNYQELWYTQELNWSYNDELQGLEVDTVRKFSRASSWRSSMSMNTILYGTYFVKGKRIEAIRHVITPSISLSYNPDFGDPSRGIFQDVQIDETGRTRRLSKYQGFIYGSPPGGESQSLGFRLQNNLEMKVRNLKDTTGNEFKKIKIFDNLSFGTGYNFAADSFQLSNITFQARTSFLKRAIGVNFSGTIDPYVYNLISESFSASGTRTVVQERINRFAWDNGEGLGQLTRLSTNITLTLSPQTFKRDGGGNANNNSTGNPNERNQPQNRDLNNTSFFDDPSIANDLASPDQLQPILNNPDQYVDFNLPWRLNANYAISRTKTGFQDSRINQTLSFGGSVALTPKTQVSFNSGYDLQGKEFTTTRINVARDLHCWTLAFNVVPFGRFQSFNLTIQPRASLLQELKIERRRNFLDFFN; encoded by the coding sequence TTGAGGCGAATTGTTCTTATCGGGTTTTTCATCTTCAGTACGCTTTTGTCCGTTGCTCAACAGGACAGTGTTCAACGTATTAACGCTGATTCACTCAATATTCGTACCGAAACAAGGACAAGTCAGGATTCTTTGGTCAATGCCCTCAACGAATTGAATAACATTCCGGCGGATATTCCTGTGGAATTTGATACGACCCGAGCCAAAGCAGCCAGACCACAACAAGAGGGTGACATAGAAACGACGATCAATTACAAAGCCACAGATTCAATTTTCTTTGATCTGGAACAACAAAACATCAGCATGTATGGCGATACGCACATTGACTATGGGGACATCAGTCTCGACGCGGACCGTACCAATGTGAACTGGTATGATCAAACCATTTCTTCACAATATTCAGAGGATTCGACAGGTCGAAAGGTAGGTAAACCCATTTTTACAGATCAAGAGGAGGTCTATGAAACGGAAAACATCCTGTACAATTTCAAAAACAAACGGGCGGTCATCAGGGGAGTGGTCACCGAGCAAGATGGTGCATTCATGCACGGGGAAGATGTAAAGAAAAACGAGGCCGATGAATTGTTCATTCGACGTGCACGATACACTACCTGTAACCTGGCAGACCCACATTTCTTCATTGAGGCCGATATTATCAAGGTAATTCCCAGCAAAAAGATCCTGGCGGGCCCCAGCGTTTTGAAATTCCGCTCAACAGAAGGGAAGTCTATTTTTACCCCACTCGCATTGCCTTTTGCGATGTTCCCACAACCGAAGAGTAAAGTTTCTGGGGTGATTTTTCCAAGCTATGGTGAAGAAAACCGTAGAGGGTTCTTTTTGAGACGAGGGGGCTACTATTGGGCAATGAGTGATTACGCTGACTTGCGAATTACAGGTGATATTTACTCGAAAGGTGGCGCGGGATTTGAGATCAGTTCTAACTACAAAAAGCGCTACGCATTCAGTGGCTCCTTCTCGTATTCATTCAACAGAACAATCACGGATGATGTAGAGGGCGGAGCGATCAGTAATGATACCTGGGTGCGATGGAGTCACCGACCTGAGACACGCGGTAATTCTAGTTTCAGTGCCTCTGTGTCATTAGGTAGTTCTTCTTTTAGCCAGAATCAAAACCTGGTAAATCAGGATTTTGAACGCAGTATCAATGCCCGGTTTACGTCCAATTTGAGTTATCAGCAGCGTTTCCGATGGTCCAGTTTGTCGTTGAATGCCCGCCAAAATCAGAATATTTCTACAGGTATCATGAATGTGACTGCTCCGGAAGTCACCTTCAATGTCAATCGTGTCAATCCATTCAAGAAGATCGTACGGAACTCCAAGTCCCCATTGTCAAAGCTCAACTTTAGTCACAATTTCGTGGCCAGAAGTGAATTCAGTAATGCCCCTGTGACTAATGCTGGACTGAACATCGTCAATACCTCTACAACTAATTCTGACACCCTTGACTTTTTCAATGACATAGATCGTGTATTTTCTCGTGGTAGATACGGTGGTCGACATACCATCCCCGTTTCAACTTCCTTCAGCTTCTTGAAATACTTCACAGTAACACCATCCTTCAACTATCAGGAATTGTGGTACACCCAGGAACTCAACTGGTCATACAATGACGAGCTACAAGGATTGGAAGTGGATACGGTCAGGAAATTTAGTCGGGCCAGTTCCTGGCGATCCAGCATGTCCATGAATACGATTCTTTATGGTACTTATTTCGTGAAAGGCAAAAGGATTGAGGCCATTCGACATGTGATTACACCCAGTATTTCCTTGTCCTATAATCCCGACTTTGGGGATCCATCCAGAGGAATTTTTCAGGATGTTCAAATCGATGAAACAGGGCGAACCCGTCGATTAAGCAAGTATCAAGGTTTTATTTATGGCTCACCACCGGGAGGAGAAAGTCAAAGCCTCGGCTTCCGTTTACAAAACAACCTTGAGATGAAGGTGCGCAATTTGAAGGATACTACCGGGAATGAATTCAAGAAGATAAAAATCTTTGATAACCTTTCATTCGGAACGGGGTACAATTTTGCAGCGGACTCTTTCCAATTGTCGAACATCACTTTTCAGGCACGGACCAGTTTCCTGAAACGAGCCATTGGCGTCAACTTTTCAGGAACCATCGATCCTTACGTCTATAATTTGATCAGTGAGTCTTTTAGCGCGAGTGGTACCCGCACAGTAGTTCAGGAGCGTATCAATCGATTTGCCTGGGACAATGGAGAAGGATTAGGGCAGCTGACGAGATTGTCAACTAACATCACATTGACCTTAAGTCCACAAACCTTCAAAAGAGATGGTGGCGGAAATGCCAATAATAATAGCACTGGAAATCCTAATGAACGGAATCAACCACAGAACCGTGATTTGAATAATACGAGTTTCTTTGATGATCCCAGCATTGCCAATGACCTGGCGAGTCCGGACCAGCTTCAACCGATCTTGAATAATCCCGACCAATACGTGGATTTCAACCTGCCCTGGCGACTCAATGCCAATTATGCTATCTCTCGGACCAAGACCGGCTTTCAGGATTCGAGGATAAATCAGACCTTGTCCTTTGGAGGATCTGTGGCGCTCACACCAAAGACCCAGGTTTCTTTCAATTCAGGATATGACCTTCAGGGAAAGGAGTTTACCACTACACGGATCAATGTAGCTCGAGACCTGCACTGCTGGACTTTGGCATTCAATGTAGTTCCCTTTGGTAGGTTCCAATCCTTCAATCTGACCATACAACCACGGGCATCCCTGCTACAGGAATTGAAGATCGAACGACGCAGAAACTTCCTGGATTTCTTTAATTGA
- a CDS encoding N-acetylmuramoyl-L-alanine amidase translates to MRNIAIPVIFSLILVLASFTPAGKTRNTISKIVIDPGHGGKDPGTSGSMSKEKDLALSIAKHLGRIMQDELPEVEILYTRDDDSFPTLQQRSDFANREGADLFISVHCNWISNPKIYGSETYVMGLHKTEENFQIAKRENAVILQEENYEENYDGFDPNSPESYIFLTLQQSAFQESSLKLATGIEKQLGTRAGRRSRGVKSAGFIVLYKTTMPSVLVETGYLSNSKEEADLNDDLKQRYIASGIFRAIRDYKKEVESTN, encoded by the coding sequence GTGAGAAATATTGCGATACCGGTTATCTTTTCTTTGATACTTGTATTGGCATCTTTTACGCCAGCAGGTAAAACAAGGAATACGATCAGCAAAATCGTCATAGATCCTGGCCACGGCGGAAAGGACCCTGGAACCAGTGGCTCCATGTCTAAGGAAAAAGATCTGGCCCTTTCCATCGCTAAGCACCTTGGTCGAATCATGCAGGACGAACTCCCTGAGGTTGAGATACTTTACACCAGAGATGACGACAGTTTCCCCACACTACAACAACGTTCTGATTTTGCCAACAGAGAAGGCGCCGACCTATTTATTTCAGTGCATTGCAATTGGATAAGTAATCCGAAAATCTATGGTAGCGAGACCTACGTCATGGGATTGCACAAAACCGAAGAAAATTTCCAGATTGCGAAACGGGAAAATGCAGTGATCCTGCAAGAAGAAAATTACGAGGAAAATTACGATGGTTTTGATCCGAACTCTCCGGAATCCTACATTTTCCTGACACTTCAGCAGAGTGCTTTCCAAGAAAGCAGTCTTAAATTGGCCACAGGTATCGAAAAACAACTGGGTACCCGGGCAGGAAGAAGAAGTCGCGGAGTAAAATCTGCGGGATTCATTGTCTTGTACAAAACCACCATGCCTAGTGTCTTGGTAGAAACTGGTTACTTATCCAACTCGAAAGAGGAAGCAGATCTGAATGATGACCTGAAACAACGCTATATTGCATCTGGTATTTTTCGCGCGATCCGCGATTATAAAAAGGAAGTTGAATCAACAAACTGA